In Acipenser ruthenus chromosome 16, fAciRut3.2 maternal haplotype, whole genome shotgun sequence, the following proteins share a genomic window:
- the LOC117430934 gene encoding transmembrane protein 47-like: MSINETYVFRPFRVIALFCVFLALCLDVVALLSPAWVTAEQYSLSLWESCNKNGDFWQCTPTFRTDWQVATLVLLLAGAAVTLVAFMISLISLCWGTQKKHYRTVAIFLFTAVVLQACALVLYPIKFIDGAVLQTYHEFNWGYGLGWGATIFMLGGGILFCLRTDLYEDPYY; encoded by the exons ATGTCGATCAATGAAACGTACGTGTTCCGTCCCTTTAGAGTGATCGCTCTGTTCTGCGTGTTTCTGGCACTTTGTCTAGACGTGGTAGCACTGCTCAGTCCGGCTTGGGTCACCGCTGAACAATACTCTCTTTCGCTTTGGGAGTCCTGTAACAAAAACGGGGACTTTTGGCAGTGCACCCCTACGTTCAGAACAG ACTGGCAGGTGGCCACACTGGTGTTGCTGCTGGCTGGAGCAGCAGTCACTCTGGTGGCGTTCATGATCAGCCTCATCTCGCTGTGCTGGGGCACCCAGAAGAAACACTACCGCACTGTGGCCATCTTCCTCTTCACCGCAG TGGTTCTGCAGGCCTGCGCACTGGTCCTCTACCCAATCAAGTTCATCGACGGGGCAGTGCTGCAGACGTACCACGAGTTCAACTGGGGCTATGGACTGGGCTGGGGGGCTACCATCTTCATGCTGGGAGGGGGGATCCTTTTCTGCCTCCGGACGGACTTGTACGAGGACCCCTATTACTAG